DNA from Streptomyces luteogriseus:
TCGCCGTCGCCGAAGAAGACGCCGACCGGGGCCATGTGGAAGGAGTCGCCGCAGCCCATGCGCTCCGCGGCGGCCTTCAGATGGACGTCGGAGGGGGTCATGGTCGGGTTGAGCCGCACGCCCAGCATGCGCCGGGCCTGGTCGTAGTACGGCGCCAGCTCGTCCTGCCAGTCGGTGATGTCACGCCACTGGGGGTCCTCGAAGAACGGCTTCGGCGGGACATAGAGGGTGTTGGCGTAGTTCAGGGAGCCGCCGCCGACGCCCGCGCCGGCCAGGACCATGACGTTGCCCAGCAGATGGATGCGCTGGATGCCGTACATGCCGAGCTTCGGGGCCCAGAGGTAGTTCTTGAGGTCCCAGGAGTTCTTCGGGAGGGTCTCGCGGGTGAAGCGCCGGCCGGCCTCAAGGACGCCGACCTTGTATCCCTTTTCCGTGAGGCGCAGGGCGGTCACCGAGCCGCCGAAGCCGGAACCCACGACGATGACGTCGTAGTCGTAAGCGTCCTGAGGCACGTGCCGTCTCCCCTTTGAGTGGCTGAAGCGAGGATCGTCTACCGGAACCGGAACGCCTTCATCAGGCGGAGGCTGCGGCTCATGAACTGGGCGTACTTCTCGTCGTCCATGCCGAGGGAGGGGGCCATCGGCAGGATGCGCTGGTGGGCGACCGTCTGGGCCTCGGTGTACTTGAGGATGCCCTCGGAGCCGTGGCGGCGGCCGAGGCCGGAGTCCTTCATGCCGCCCATCGGGGACTGGACGCTGCCGTAGGCGGGGGCGTAGCCCTCGTTGATGTTGACCGTGCCGGTGCGCAGCCGGGCGGCGATCTCCTGGCCGCGGCGGCCGTTGCGCGTCCAGACCGAGGAGTTCAGGCCGTACGCCGTCGCGTTGGCGCGCTCGATCACCTCGTCCTCGCTCGTGAAGCGGTAGACGGAGACGACCGGGCCGAAGGTCTCCTCGTCGCAGACGGACATGTCCGTGGCGACCCCGTCGAGGATCGTGGGCTCGAAGAAGTACGGGCCGATGTCGGGGCGGGCCACACCGCCCGCGACGACCTTCGCGCCCTTGGCGACGGCCTCCTCCACGTGCCGCGTGACCGTCTCGAGCTGGCGCTCGCCGACCAGGGACCCCATCTCGGCGCCGTACGCCAGGGACGTGCCGAGGCGCATCGCCTTCGTGCGGGCGGCGAAGCGCTCCAGGAAGGCGTCCGCGATCGACTCGTGGACGTAGAGCCGCTCGATGGAGATGCAGAGCTGGCCGGCGGAGGAGAAGCAGGCGCGGACGGCGCCGGCCGCGGCCTTCTCGATGTCGGCGTCCTCCAGGACCAGCATGGCGTTCTTGCCGCCGAGTTCGAGGGAGACGCCCACCAGCCGGGCCGCCGCGCCCTGGGCGACCTCGCGGCCGGTGCGGGTGGAGCCGGTGAAGGAGACGTAGTCGGCGTGCCGGACGACCTCGGGGCCGATGACCGGGCCGTCGCCGAGGACGGCTTGGAAGACGTCGGCGGGCAGGCCGGCCTCGATCAGCAGGTCACGGGCCCACAGGGCGGTCAGGCAGGTCTCCGTGTCCGGCTTCATGACGACGGCGTTGCCCGCGACGAAGGCCGGGAGGGCGTCGCCGACCGACAGCTCCAGGGGGTAGTTCCAGGGGGCGATCTGGCCGACGACACCGCGCGGGTGGCGCAGCTCGGTGACCTTCGTCAAGGTCGGCACGGCGCCGGCGTGCCGCTTGGGCCGGAGGTAGGCGGGGGCCTTGCGGCCGTAGTGCCGGGCGGCGACCGCGACGGCCAGGACCTCCTCGTGGGCGTGCAGCCGGGCCTTGCCGGTCTCCAGCTGGATGAGGTCGAGCACCTCGGCCTGGCGCTCCAGCACCAGGTCGTGGAAGCGGAGCAGGACGGCGGCGCGCTGCCGTACGGGAGTCTGCGCCCATACGGTCTGGGCGGTGCGGGCCGCTTCGAAGGCCTTCGCCACGTCCTCGGGCGTCGACTCCGGGAGGTCGGCCAGCTTCTCGCCGGTGAACGGCGTGTGGTTGGCGGTCCGGCCGGAGCCGGCGACGCCCTTGGTGAGCTGGGCGACCAGCTCGGGCGTGACCACGTCCGCGGCGGTGCGGGCGCCCTCCGGGGCGGGGGCGAGGGGGTTCGTACCGGTGGGTGCCGTGCCGGTCTCTGCCGTCTTCTCTGCGGCCTGCGCGTCCGTCATGAGGCGCAGGGTATGCCGCGACGCAGGCTTTGGGTACCCGTCGGTAATACGGCTTCACCGAGTGCTCACACGACGCCAGTGACTGCTGGCAACAAACGTGCTGATCAGGACGTTGTGCGGTGGCCGGTTGAGGTGATTCGGCCTTTTACGATCCCGGGGCGCTGCCGAGCCGCTCCCTGGCCCCCTCGAACACCGAGGTGCCTTCTTCCTCTTCCGGCGTGCCCCTGGGCATGTCGACGCGCAGTTCGTACATGCGGTCGTCACCGGTGCGCGCGATCAGCCGCATGACCCGTCTCGGGGTTTCGCCCCGGAGGTACGCCGTGTCGGCGAGGGCGGCCTCCCGGCCCTGGACGCTGGTGCGGGTGTACCGCGCCTTCCCCTGGGCGCCGTCCGCCTTCCTGGCCTGGTCCATCGGCGTTGCCGGGGCCTTGTCCCAGGAGAGGAGACGGACCTGGATCGTGCCCGTCCGTCCGTCGCCGTAGAGCGCCGTGCGGGGCTGGTCGGACGCGCTGCCGGTGCGCTCGAGTGGGCGGTAGTGGGGCGGCAGGTGGAGAACGGCCGCCATGTCCGACTCGGGGTGCGGGATCCAGACGCCGGCCACGTCGGCGACCTGTCCGGCGCTCTCCGCGCTGCTGGGCTCGGCGAGTTGGGTGACGGCCCCGATGCCGCCGGCGAGCAACGCGGAGAGGAGCGCGAGGGGGCCGGGGCGGAGGAGGCTCTGGCGGGCGGCGGTCGCAGGAGCGTCTTGGGCGGCGTCAGGGGCGGAAGCGGGCCGGGGCGTGGGTACGGGGCCTGACGCCGCGGCGGGGGACGGGGCCGGCCGGCCGGAGGCGGCGGCGGGGGACGGGTCTGGGCCGGAGGGCACTGCGGCGGGGACAGGGGCGGTCTGCCCGGAGGGCCCTGCGGGGGACACCGGGCCTGTCTGCCCTGCGGGAAATGCGGCGGACACCGGGCCTGTCTGCTCGGCGGGCACCGCGTCACTCTGCCCGAAGGGCACCGCGGCGGACACCTGGCCGGTCTGTCCGAAGGGCACCGCGGCCGGTGTCGGCTCGGCCTGTCGCGAAGGCGCACGGCCGGGGTGTCGGGCGGCACGGTCGTCGGGGGTGCGTATCTGTTCGGCCGGCCGCGGCCGTTCGGCTTGCCGCGTCCGCTCGCCCGGTGCCGGTCCCGCCACCGCCTCCAGATCCTTCGCGACCTCCTCGGCGACCGGCCGCCGGTCGGGGTCGGCCACCAGCAGTCGCGTGATCAGCGGCCCGAGGGGGCCGGCCCGTGTCGGTTCGGGCGGCTCGGCGGCGAGGATCGCGGCGAGCGTGGCCTCCGGCGTGGTCCGCAGGAACGGAGACGAGCCCTCGACGGCCGCGTACAGCAGAGCGCCCAGCGACCACAGGTCGGACGCGGGCCCCGCGATGCGGCCGGACATCCGCTCGGGGGCGACGAACTCCGGCGAGCCCGCGGCGGACTCCCCGCTCGCGGTGAGGAAGCCCTCGCCCTGGACATGGGCGATACCGAAGTCGGTGACGACGACCCGCCCGTGCGGGCCGAGCAGCACATGGGCGGGTT
Protein-coding regions in this window:
- a CDS encoding serine/threonine protein kinase; this translates as MSNDGGGTDDARGRLVGGRYRLIERIGSGGTGTVWRAQDEHAECEVAVRQPRLPGGPDDEGHRRAAHRLHREARAAARVDHPAAVTIHDVVVEAEQRSERPGPVGPDELDAAEALDGLPWIVMELVPGESLREMLRRGPVDVREAARIGLAVLGALRAAHSVGIVHRDVKPAHVLLGPHGRVVVTDFGIAHVQGEGFLTASGESAAGSPEFVAPERMSGRIAGPASDLWSLGALLYAAVEGSSPFLRTTPEATLAAILAAEPPEPTRAGPLGPLITRLLVADPDRRPVAEEVAKDLEAVAGPAPGERTRQAERPRPAEQIRTPDDRAARHPGRAPSRQAEPTPAAVPFGQTGQVSAAVPFGQSDAVPAEQTGPVSAAFPAGQTGPVSPAGPSGQTAPVPAAVPSGPDPSPAAASGRPAPSPAAASGPVPTPRPASAPDAAQDAPATAARQSLLRPGPLALLSALLAGGIGAVTQLAEPSSAESAGQVADVAGVWIPHPESDMAAVLHLPPHYRPLERTGSASDQPRTALYGDGRTGTIQVRLLSWDKAPATPMDQARKADGAQGKARYTRTSVQGREAALADTAYLRGETPRRVMRLIARTGDDRMYELRVDMPRGTPEEEEGTSVFEGARERLGSAPGS
- a CDS encoding succinic semialdehyde dehydrogenase gives rise to the protein MTDAQAAEKTAETGTAPTGTNPLAPAPEGARTAADVVTPELVAQLTKGVAGSGRTANHTPFTGEKLADLPESTPEDVAKAFEAARTAQTVWAQTPVRQRAAVLLRFHDLVLERQAEVLDLIQLETGKARLHAHEEVLAVAVAARHYGRKAPAYLRPKRHAGAVPTLTKVTELRHPRGVVGQIAPWNYPLELSVGDALPAFVAGNAVVMKPDTETCLTALWARDLLIEAGLPADVFQAVLGDGPVIGPEVVRHADYVSFTGSTRTGREVAQGAAARLVGVSLELGGKNAMLVLEDADIEKAAAGAVRACFSSAGQLCISIERLYVHESIADAFLERFAARTKAMRLGTSLAYGAEMGSLVGERQLETVTRHVEEAVAKGAKVVAGGVARPDIGPYFFEPTILDGVATDMSVCDEETFGPVVSVYRFTSEDEVIERANATAYGLNSSVWTRNGRRGQEIAARLRTGTVNINEGYAPAYGSVQSPMGGMKDSGLGRRHGSEGILKYTEAQTVAHQRILPMAPSLGMDDEKYAQFMSRSLRLMKAFRFR